A DNA window from Hevea brasiliensis isolate MT/VB/25A 57/8 chromosome 2, ASM3005281v1, whole genome shotgun sequence contains the following coding sequences:
- the LOC110646180 gene encoding uncharacterized protein LOC110646180: protein MYWSGATATTTRGGSPTDSGDSIVTLDQVPRWSDAESRSSLGYDNDDPSFSNSYFPDPLTSLTEGESSGSGMVSRFPVDHEINSKIYLWRGNPWNLEVDAVVNSTNENMDEVHSSPGLHEAAGPGLAEECATLGGCRTGMAKVTNAYDLPARRVIHTVGPKYAVKYHTAAENALSHCYRSCLELLIENGLQSIAMGCIYTEAKNYPREPAAHVAIRTVRRFLEKQKDKITAVVFCTTTTTDTEIYKRLLPLYFPRDKHEEEVAISKLPADVGDENGETIIDERKIRIKPLPKKTVPKPPQVEVDLPVSDVGLVRRNSSYLDSYLDPAFMSLIKDPDQRRKEQWEKTAQAQSGWNCAKMLGFGDLGGPPLSIAEEYSLHSRYLAKANSLNLSEIAEMKIVYRGGVDSEGRPVMVVVGAHFLLRCLDLERFVLYVVKEFEPIIQKPYTIVYFHSAASLQLQPDLGWMRRLQQILGRKHQRNLHAIHVLHPTFHLKATIFALQLFVDNVTWKKVVYADRLVQLFRHVPREQLTIPDFVFQHDLEVNGGKGLIVDPRTKYVYHRP from the exons ATGTACTGGAGTGGGGCAACAGCTACTACTACTAGGGGTGGATCACCCACTGATAGTGGGGATTCTATTGTGACTTTGGACCAAGTTCCGCGGTGGAGTGATGCCGAAAGTAGATCATCACTTGGTTATGACAATGATGACCCTTCATTTTCCAATTCATATTTCCCTGATCCTTTAACATCTCTAACTGAGGGGGAAAGTAGTGGCAGTGGGATGGTATCTAGGTTTCCTGTTGATCACGAAATTAACTCAAAGATATATTTATGGAGGGGAAATCCATGGAATCTTGAGGTGGATGCTGTTGTGAATTCTACAAATGAG AACATGGACGAAGTACACAGCAGTCCTGGTCTGCATGAAGCAGCTGGACCTGGTCTTGCAGAAGAATGTGCTACGCTG GGTGGATGTCGAACGGGGATGGCAAAAGTTACCAATGCATATGACCTGCCTGCTAG GAGAGTTATACATACAGTTGGTCCTAAATATGCAGTGAAATATCATACCGCTGCAGAGAATGCTTTGAGTCACTGCTACCGGTCTTGCCTCGAGCTTCTCATTGAAAATGGTCTTCAGAG CATTGCAATGGGATGTATATATACAGAGGCTAAAAATTATCCTCGTGAACCAGCTGCACATGTGGCTATAA GGACAGTACGGCGTTTTCTTGAGAAGCAGAAAGATAAAATCACAGCAGTTGTCTTTTGTACAACCACAACAACTGATACTGAAATATATAAGAG ATTGCTACCACTTTACTTTCCTCGAGACAAACATGAAGAAGAGGTGGCAATTTCAAAGCTTCCTGCTGATGTTGGGGATGAGAATGGTGAGACAATAATAGATGAACGTAAAATCAGAATAAAGCCTTTACCTAAGAAAACTGTTCCCAAACCTCCCCAAGTCGAAGTGGACCTTCCTGTCAGTGATGTTGGCTTGGTACGAAG AAATTCGTCATACTTGGATTCATATTTGGATCCAGCTTTCATGTCATTAATCAAGGATCCAGATCAGAGGCGCAAGGAGCAATGGGAAAAAACTGCTCAAGCCCAGAGTGGATGGAATTGTGCTAAAATGCTTGGTTTTGGGGATCTTGGTGGTCCTCCACTCTCTATTGCTGAAGAATACTCTCTTCACTCTAGATACCTTGCTAAAGCAAATTCTCTTAATCTTTCTGAAATTGCAGAGATGAAAATTGT TTATCGTGGTGGGGTAGACAGCGAGGGTCGTCCTGTAATGGTTGTTGTGGGAGCACATTTTTTACTGCGATGTCTTGACCTGGAGCGATTTGTGCTTTATGTGGTGAAG GAATTTGAGCCCATAATACAGAAGCCTTATACAATTGTATATTTCCATTCTGCAGCGTCTTTACAGCT TCAACCAGACTTGGGATGGATGAGAAGATTACAACAGATACTTGGTCGGAAACACCAGCGGAACCTGCAT GCAATACATGTTCTTCATCCTACTTTTCATCTGAAGGCTACAATATTTGCCCTGCAATTATTTGTTGATAATGTG ACATGGAAGAAAGTGGTATATGCTGATCGGCTTGTACAGCTGTTCCGACATGTTCCTCGGGAGCAGTTAACCATCCCAGACTTTGTTTTCCA GCATGATTTAGAAGTAAATGGAGGAAAGGGTCTTATTGTGGACCCCAGAACAAAATACGTGTATCATCGACCATAG